One Lolium rigidum isolate FL_2022 unplaced genomic scaffold, APGP_CSIRO_Lrig_0.1 contig_45531_1, whole genome shotgun sequence genomic window carries:
- the LOC124681506 gene encoding 26S proteasome non-ATPase regulatory subunit 10, with product MAAAMEVDAGEEKPSEKELFLAAESGDADAFSALAPADLAAALSLRNEDGRSLLHVAAASGHPKVVTALLAAGDEAAAGAVNGKDEEGWAPIHSVASSGNAKIVDILLDHGADVDLATDAGRTALHYTASKGRRAIAETLIARHANVNKKDKFGCTPLHRAASTGNADMCECLIEEGADIDAVDKTGQSPLMHAVICEDRGVALLLIRHGADVDIEDKEGYTALGRASDSFRPALIDAAKAMLEG from the exons ATGGCCGCAGCAATGGAGGTCGACGCCGGCGAAGAGAAGCCATCGGAGAAGGAGCTCTTCCTCGCCGCGGAGTCGGGCGACGCCGAcgccttctccgccctcgccCCCGCCGACCTCGCCGCGGCCCTCTCCCTCCGCAACGAGGACGGCCGCTCCCTCCTCCACGtcgcggccgcctccggccacccCAAG GTGGTCACCGCGCTTCTGGCGGCGGGCGACGAGGCCGCGGCGGGCGCCGTCAACGGGAAGGACGAGGAGGGCTGGGCGCCGATCCACTCGGTCGCCAGCAGCGGCAACGCCAAGATCGTCGACATCCTGCTCGACCACG GTGCTGATGTTGACTTGGCTACTGATGCTGGCCGAACTGCTCTTCATTACACTGCTAGCAAAGGACGCCGTGCCATTGCTGAAACGCTAATAGCTCGTCATGCAAATGTCAACAAAAAAGATAAG TTTGGCTGCACACCATTACACAGAGCTGCAAGTACTGGAAATGCTGATATGTGTGAATGCCTGATCGAGGAAGGCGCAGATATTGATGCAGTTGACAAGACAGGACAATCTCCTCTAATGCACGCCGTTATATGCGAGGACAGAGGG GTTGCCCTTCTGCTAATTAGACATGGTGCTGATGTTGACATTGAGGATAAGGAAGGGTATACTGCCCTTGGTCGAGCATCTGATAGCTTCAGACCTGCGCTGATCGATGCAGCCAAGGCAATGCTTGAAGGCTGA
- the LOC124681508 gene encoding cyclic nucleotide-gated ion channel 2, with translation MPSFAFLRSPSRLLAQARDGVKRALGVGGEEQSGDEESQAGGSGGTNRRPALAAGPPGECYACTQPGVPAFHSTTCDQVHSPDWDADAGSSLVPVQPQPHSSHPSPTTSPAAAARWLFGPVLDPRSKRVQRWNRWILLGRAAALAVDPLFFYALSVGRAGAPCMYMDAGLAAAVTALRTAADLAHLAHVLVQFRLAYVSRDSLVVGCGKLVWDPRAIAAHYARSAKGLWFDLFVILPIPQIIFWLVIPKLIREEEVKVIMTILLLIFVLQFLPKVYHSIYIMRKMQKVTGYIFGTVWWGFGLNLFAYFIASHIAGGCWYVLAIQRVASCLRAECHKTNNCNLMSLACSKEMCFQFPWSDISELACDTNLTSFGQTNLPACLSGNGAFAYGIYKGALPVISSNSLAVKILYPIFWGLMTLSTFANDLEPTSNWLEVIFSIINVLSGLMLFTLLIGNIQVFLHAVLARKRKMQLRFRDMEWWMRRRQLPSRLRQRVRKYERERWAAITGDEEMEMIKDLPEGLRRDIKRYLCLELVKQVPLFHGMDELILDNICDRLRPLVFCGGEKVIREGDPVQRMVFILQGKLRSSQPLTKGVVATCVLGAGSFLGDELLSWCLRRPFLDRLPASSATFECVEATQAFCLDAPDLRYITEHFRYKFANDKLKRTARYYSSNWRTWAAVNVQLAWRRYRARKMATVVVIPPAGTEGTEDGDRRLRHYAAMFMSLRPHDHLE, from the exons ATGCCTTCCTTCGCCTTCCTCCGCTCCCCATCCAG GTTGCTCGCGCAGGCGCGGGACGGGGTCAAGAGGGCGCTGGGCGTGGGCGGCGAGGAGCAGAGCGGGGatgaggagtcgcaggccggcgggaGCGGCGGTACCAACCGCCGCCCAGCCCTCGCAGCGGGGCCTCCAGGCGAGTGCTACGCGTGCACGCAGCCGGGGGTGCCGGCGTTCCACTCCACGACGTGCGACCAGGTGCACTCGCCCGACTGGGACGCGGACGCCGGGTCCTCGCTGGTGCCCGTGCAGCCGCAGCCCCACTCCTCGCACCCCTCCCCAACCacctccccggccgccgccgcgcgctggcTGTTCGGCCCGGTGCTGGACCCGCGGAGCAAGCGCGTGCAGCGCTGGAACCGCTGGATCCtgctcggccgcgccgccgcgctcgccgtcgACCCGCTCTTCTTCTACGCGCTCTCCGTCGGCCGCGCGGGGGCGCCCTGCATGTACATGGACGCGGGGCtggccgccgccgtcaccgcgcTCCGCACCGCCGCCGACCTCGCCCACCTCGCGCACGTCCTCGTCCAGTTCCGCCTCGCCTACGTCTCCCGCGACTCCCTCGTCGTCGGATGCGGCAAGCTCGTCTGGGACCCGCGCGCCATCGCCGCACACTACGCGCGATCCGCCAAGGGGCTCTGGTTCGACCTCTTCGTCATCCTCCCCATCCCACAG ATCATCTTCTGGCTGGTCATACCAAAGCTAATCAGAGAAGAGGAAGTTAAAGTCATCATGACGATATTGTTGCTTATATTCGTATTGCAATTTCTCCCCAAGGTGTATCATAGTATTTATATCATGAGGAAAATGCAGAAGGTGACAGGCTACATATTTGGAACAGTATGGTGGGGATTTGGTCTAAATCTGTTTGCCTATTTCATTGCTTCGCAT ATTGCAGGTGGATGTTGGTATGTTCTTGCGATTCAGCGTGTTGCCTCTTGCCTCCGAGCAGAATGCCATAAAACCAACAACTGCAATTTGATGTCCCTGGCTTGCTCTAAGGAGATGTGCTTTCAGTTCCCTTGGTCAGATATTAGTGAATTGGCATGTGATACGAACTTAACTTCTTTTGGTCAAACAAACCTGCCGGCCTGTCTAAGTGGTAATGGCGCCTTTGCTTATGGAATCTACAAGGGAGCTCTTCCTGTTATCTCGAGCAATTCGCTAGCTGTGAAAATCCTCTATCCTATATTTTGGGGACTCATGACTCTCAG TACCTTTGCCAATGATCTTGAGCCGACGAGCAACTGGCTTGAGGTGATATTCAGCATCATCAATGTACTCAGTGGGCTGATGCTCTTCACGTTACTGATCGGAAACATACAG GTATTCTTGCACGCCGTCCTGGCGAGGAAGCGGAAGATGCAGCTGCGGTTCCGGGACATGGAATGGTGGATGAGGAGGAGGCAGCTGCCGTCCCGGCTGCGTCAGAGGGTCCGGAAGTATGAGCGTGAGCGGTGGGCGGCGATCACCGGCGACGAGGAGATGGAGATGATCAAGGACCTGCCCGAGGGGCTCCGGCGGGACATCAAGCGCTACCTCTGCCTCGAGCTCGTCAAACAGGTGCCGCTGTTCCACGGCATGGACGAGCTGATCCTGGACAACATCTGCGACCGGCTGCGTCCCCTGGTGTTCTGCGGCGGCGAGAAGGTGATCCGGGAGGGCGACCCGGTGCAGCGCATGGTGTTCATCCTGCAGGGGAAGCTCCGAAGCTCGCAGCCGCTGACCAAGGGCGTGGTGGCGACGTGCGTGCTGGGCGCCGGCAGCTTTCTGGGCGACGAGCTGCTGTCGTGGTGCCTCCGGCGGCCGTTCCTGGACCGGCTaccggcgtcgtcggcgacgttcgAGTGCGTGGAGGCGACGCAGGCTTTCTGCCTGGACGCGCCGGACCTGCGGTACATCACGGAGCACTTCCGGTACAAGTTCGCCAACGACAAGCTCAAGCGCACCGCGCGGTACTACTCGTCCAACTGGCGGACGTGGGCGGCCGTCAACGTGCAGCTCGCCTGGAGGAGGTACAGGGCCAGGAAAATGGCGACTGTAGTGGTGATCCCGCCGGCCGGCACGGAGGGGACCGAGGACGGGGACCGCCGGCTCCGCCATTACGCGGCCATGTTCATGTCGCTCAGACCGCACGACCATCTCGAGTAG
- the LOC124681504 gene encoding alpha-1,4 glucan phosphorylase L isozyme, chloroplastic/amyloplastic translates to MVTASPPLPLATASRPLAVGVGAGAAPTRRRRGFVVRSVASDREVRGSASASTEEEISSVLSSIGSSAIASNITHHAEFTPLFSPEHSSPLKAYHATARSVFDALIMNWNATYDYYNKVNVKQAYYLSMEFLQGRALTNAIGNLELTGQYAEALKQLGQDLEDVASQEPDPALGNGGLGRLASCFLDSLATLNYPAWGYGLRYRYGLFKQIITKDGQEEVAENWLEMGNPWEIVRNDVSYPVKFYGKVVEGTDGRKHWIGGENIKAVAHDVPIPGYKTKTTNNLRLWSTTVPSQNFDLGAFNAGDHTKANEAHLNAEKICHVLYPGDESSEGKVLRLKQQYTLCSASLQDIISRFETRAGDSLNWEDFPSKVAVQMNDTHPTLCIPELMRILMDVKGLSWNQAWSITERTVAYTNHTVLPEALEKWSLDIMQKLLPRHVEIIERIDEELMNCIISKYGTADISLLKQKLQEMRILDNVDLPASIAKLFVKPKEKKESAAESDGKLLVESLDSIAEVEEKIEPGEEDSILSETMEKNAESEDVADSEKEDSEDELDPFVKYDPNLSRVVRMANLSVVGGHSVNGVAEIHSEIVKQDVFNSFYEMWPTKFQNKTNGVTPRRWIRFCNPELSTIISKWIGSDDWILNTDELAGLKKFADNEDLQSEWRTAKRNNKMKVVSLIRDKTGYVVSPDAMFDVQIKRIHEYKRQLLNILGIVYRYKKMKEMSAEERIKSFVPRVCIFGGKAFATYVQAKRIVKFITDVAATVNYDPDIGDLLKVVFVPDYNVSVAETLIPGSELSQHISTAGMEASGTSNMKFAMNGCILIGTLDGANVEIREEVGEENFFLFGAHTPEIAGLRQERAEGKFVPDPRFEEVKEYVRRGVFGASNYDELMGSLEGNEGYGRADYFLVGKDFPSYIECQEKVDEAYRDQKLWTRMSILNTAGSPKFSSDRTIHEYAKDIWDISPVILP, encoded by the exons ATGGTGaccgcctcgccgccgctgccgctcgccaCCGCCTCCCGACCGCTCGCGGTAGGCGTAGGCGCCGGGGCCGcgccgacgcggcggcggcgggggttcGTGGTGCGGAGCGTGGCGAGCGATCGGGAGGTGCGggggtccgcctccgcctccaccgaggAAG AGATTTCAAGCGTGCTAAGTTCTATTGGTTCATCTGCCATCGCATCAAACATCACGCACCATGCGGAGTTCACACCCTTGTTCTCTCCAGAGCACTCTTCACCCCTAAAGGCTTACCATGCAACTGCTAGAAGTGTTTTTGATGCTCTGATAATGAATTGGAATGCGACATATGACTATTACAACAAAGTGAATGTAAAGCAGGCTTATTACCTGTCCATGGAGTTCTTGCAG GGAAGAGCACTTACAAATGCTATTGGCAACCTAGAGCTAACAGGACAATATGCAGAAGCGTTAAAACAACTTGGACAGGACCTAGAGGATGTTGCTAGTCAG GAACCAGATCCTGCCCTTGGAAATGGTGGTCTAGGCCGTCTAGCGTCCTGTTTTCTGGACTCTCTGGCAACCCTAAATTATCCAGCATGGGGATATGGACTTCGGTACAGATATGGCCTCTTTAAGCAAATCATAACAAAGGATGGTCAGGAGGAGGTAGCTGAGAATTGGTTAGAG ATGGGAAATCCATGGGAGATTGTAAGAAATGATGTCTCTTATCCTGTAAAATTCTACGGAAAAGTTGTTGAAGGCACTGATGGGAGAAAGCACTGGATTGGAGGAGAGAATATCAAGGCTGTGGCGCATGATGTTCCTATTCCCGGTTACAAGACAAAAACTACTAATAATCTCCGTCTTTGGTCAACAACAGTACCATCACAGAATTTTGATTTGGGAGCTTTTAATGCTGGGGATCATACCAAGGCTAATGAAGCTCATCTAAATGCTGAAAAG ATATGCCACGTGTTGTATCCAGGGGATGAATCATCAGAGGGGAAAGTTCTTCGCCTGAAGCAACAATATACATTATGCTCGGCCTCATTGCAGGACATTATTTCTCGTTTTGAGACAAGAGCTGGTGATTCTCTCAACTGGGAGGACTTCCCATCTAAAGTTGCAGTTCAGATGAATGACACTCATCCAACACTGTGCATTCCTGAGTTAATGAGAATACTGATGGATGTGAAGGGATTGAGCTGGAATCAAGCTTGGAGTATCACGGAAAG AACTGTTGCATACACTAACCACACGGTGCTTCCTGAAGCTCTGGAGAAGTGGAGCTTGGACATTATGCAGAAACTTCTACCTCGACATGTTGAAATTATAGAAAGAATTGATGAGGAG CTGATGAATTGCATCATCTCAAAATATGGAACGGCAGATATTTCACTGTTAAAACAGAAGCTTCAAGAAATGAGGATCTTAGATAATGTTGATCTTCCCGCCTCTATTGCCAAACTGTTTGTTAAACCTAAAGAGAAAAAGGAATCTGCTGCTGAATCGGATGGGAAGTTGCTTGTCGAATCTTTGGACTCTATTGCTGAAGTTGAGGAGAAAATTGAGCCGGGAGAGGAGGACAGCATTCTATCCGAGACAATGGAGAAAAATGCCGAATCTGAAGATGTTGCTGATTCAGAAAAGGAGGATTCTGAGGATGAGTTAGATCCATTTGTAAAATACGATCCTAATTTATCTAGAGTTGTTCGAATGGCAAACCTCAGTGTTGTGGGAGGACACTCAGTTAATGGCGTGGCTGAGATTCACAGTGAAATTGTTAAGCAAGATGTGTTCAATAGCTTTTACGAG ATGTGGCCTACTAAAttccaaaataaaacaaatggagTGACTCCAAGGCGTTGGATCCGGTTTTGTAATCCTGAATTAAGTACAATCATTTCAAAATGGATAGGCTCTGATGACTGGATTCTGAACACTGATGAACTTGCAGGACTAAAGAAG TTTGCTGATAACGAGGACCTGCAATCTGAATGGCGTACTGCTAAAAGGAATAACAAGATGAAAGTAGTTTCGCTGATAAGAGACAAGACCGGATATGTTGTCAGTCCAGATGCAATGTTTGATGTGCAG ATAAAAAGGATACATGAATATAAGCGGCAACTGCTAAATATCCTTGGAATCGTTTACCGCTACAAGAAGATGAAAGAAATGAGTGCAGAAGAGAGAATAAAGAGCTTTGTTCCaagggtttgcatatttggtgggAAAGCGTTTGCCACTTATGTACAGGCAAAAAGAATTGTGAAGTTTATCACAGATGTCGCAGCTACTGTAAATTATGATCCTGACATTGGAGATTTACTGAAG gTTGTATTTGTTCCAGATTATAATGTTAGTGTTGCTGAGACGCTCATTCCTGGCAGTGAATTGTCTCAGCATATCAG TACCGCTGGAATGGAAGCTAGTGGAACCAGCAACATGAAGTTTGCAATGAATGGCTGTATTCTTATTGGAACTTTGGATGGTGCGAATGTGGAGATCCGAGAGGAGGTTGGAGAGGAAAACTTCTTCCTTTTTGGTGCACACACACCTGAAATAGCTGGTTTGAGGCAAGAGAGAGCTGAGGGAAAG TTTGTGCCTGATCCGAGATTTGAAGAGGTTAAGGAATATGTCCGCCGTGGCGTCTTTGGGGCTAGCAACTATGATGAATTGATGGGTTCTTTGGAAGGAAATGAAGGTTATGGGCGTGCAGATTATTTTCTTGTTGGCAAGGATTTTCCCAGTTACATTGAATGCCAGGAAAAAGTTGATGAGGCATACCGAGATCAGAAG CTATGGACAAGAATGTCTATCCTCAACACAGCTGGTTCCCCCAAGTTCAGCAGTGACCGGACGATCCACGAGTACGCCAAGGACATATGGGATATTAGCCCCGTCATTTTGCCCTGA